The following proteins are co-located in the Verrucomicrobiota bacterium genome:
- a CDS encoding DUF4252 domain-containing protein, translating to MRDDLDTKGWERIVTVQKKGEDVGVFLKTRGEETIEGLVVTVLDGRKEAVLVNIVGDIKPEKIAVVGEKLNIDPLKKIGRELGKK from the coding sequence ATCCGCGACGATCTCGACACCAAGGGCTGGGAACGCATCGTGACCGTGCAAAAGAAGGGCGAAGACGTTGGCGTCTTTCTCAAGACCCGCGGCGAAGAAACCATCGAAGGCCTGGTCGTCACTGTCCTTGATGGCAGAAAGGAAGCGGTTCTGGTGAACATCGTCGGCGACATCAAACCGGAGAAGATCGCGGTCGTAGGCGAGAAGCTCAACATTGATCCCCTCAAGAAGATCGGACGCGAGCTGGGCAAGAAGTGA
- a CDS encoding VCBS repeat-containing protein, whose translation MKLPLALALTLSGASLAAAGDYVLHSFKKIQLTDKFWSEGASFGDFNHDRVNDIVSGPYWYEGPGFQKRHEYAPTTRKSPAGTAPFKKKSADGKEEAIEGFEGALGANNAYADNFFAFTDDFNKDGWTDILILGFPGDVSAWYENPQGRDGHWQRHIVLDVTDNESPTFTDITGDGKPEIVCSSKGAYGYAEPDWSAPSRPWTFHAISPNNKYHKFTHGMGVGDVNGDGRLDLLEKDGWWEQPASLAGDPVWKHHKHNFGSGGAHMYAYDVNGDGLNDVITCIAAHGYGLVWNEQVRESGEISFREHIILNKQTEKDKAPMPNKYGVVFSQPHAIDLIDMDGDGLKDIVTGKRFWAHGAHGDPDPNAPAVLYWFKLVRGKDKSIDFVPYQIDDNSGIGTQVLAGHINGDKLPDIVVGNKKGTFVFLHETRKVSKEQWEKAQPKPRPGGQTAAAAN comes from the coding sequence ATGAAACTTCCCCTTGCCTTGGCTTTGACTTTGTCGGGCGCTTCCCTTGCGGCGGCCGGCGATTACGTTCTCCATTCATTCAAGAAAATCCAACTGACTGACAAATTCTGGTCCGAAGGCGCCAGCTTTGGGGATTTCAACCACGATCGCGTCAACGACATTGTCTCCGGACCGTATTGGTACGAAGGCCCCGGTTTTCAGAAGCGCCACGAATACGCGCCGACCACGCGCAAATCACCAGCCGGGACCGCGCCCTTCAAGAAGAAGTCCGCCGACGGCAAAGAGGAAGCGATCGAAGGTTTCGAGGGCGCGCTCGGCGCCAACAACGCTTACGCGGACAACTTTTTCGCCTTCACGGACGATTTCAACAAAGACGGCTGGACGGACATTTTGATCCTCGGCTTTCCGGGCGATGTCTCCGCCTGGTACGAAAACCCCCAGGGGCGCGACGGACACTGGCAACGACACATCGTGCTGGACGTCACGGACAACGAGTCGCCGACGTTCACGGACATCACCGGCGACGGCAAACCGGAAATCGTTTGCAGTTCCAAGGGCGCGTACGGCTATGCCGAACCGGATTGGAGCGCACCATCCAGACCCTGGACGTTCCACGCCATTTCCCCCAACAACAAGTACCACAAGTTCACCCACGGCATGGGAGTCGGAGACGTCAATGGCGATGGGCGCCTGGACCTGCTTGAAAAAGACGGCTGGTGGGAACAACCCGCGTCGCTCGCCGGCGACCCGGTCTGGAAACACCACAAACACAACTTCGGCTCCGGCGGCGCGCACATGTACGCTTATGACGTGAACGGCGACGGCTTGAACGATGTGATCACGTGCATTGCCGCGCACGGCTACGGCCTGGTCTGGAACGAGCAGGTCCGGGAAAGCGGAGAGATTTCTTTCCGGGAACACATCATCCTCAACAAGCAAACCGAAAAGGACAAAGCGCCCATGCCTAACAAATACGGCGTGGTGTTCTCGCAGCCTCACGCCATCGATCTGATCGACATGGACGGCGACGGTTTGAAGGACATCGTCACCGGCAAACGATTCTGGGCGCATGGCGCTCACGGAGATCCGGACCCCAACGCGCCGGCGGTTCTCTACTGGTTCAAGCTTGTTCGAGGCAAAGACAAGAGCATCGATTTCGTGCCGTATCAGATCGACGACAACTCCGGCATCGGCACGCAGGTGCTGGCCGGACATATCAACGGAGACAAGCTGCCGGACATTGTGGTCGGCAACAAGAAGGGCACTTTCGTTTTCCTTCACGAGACGCGGAAAGTCAGCAAGGAACAATGGGAGAAAGCCCAGCCGAAGCCGCGTCCCGGCGGCCAAACCGCCGCCGCCGCCAACTGA
- a CDS encoding LamG domain-containing protein, whose product MSTTHSLSNRLPAVSIAFALSALVLVPMSQAQAQRSEASLPKLREALTFHASFDTGVDADFAAGDRQLYWAPSMKHPRTGKPGLPETGVVTHEKGKGRFGDALRFHKKAPEIVFYQGEKNIAYRTRDWSGTVSLWLKTDPQNDLAPSFCDPIQITPREWNDAAFFVEFEKRTNSIPFRLGAYADFKIWNPENREWGKIPFEEKPLVHIHQPPFQGDQWTHVAFAFENFNTGQKDGVAKLYLNGKLYGMLSPREQTFTWDPSKALIMLGLSYVGFYDEVAIFNRALTDAEIQSLYGLREGVRALR is encoded by the coding sequence ATGAGCACCACCCATTCTCTTTCCAATCGGTTGCCAGCCGTTTCAATCGCCTTCGCGCTAAGCGCGCTTGTGCTGGTCCCAATGAGCCAGGCCCAAGCTCAACGCTCGGAAGCGTCTCTTCCAAAATTGCGCGAAGCTCTAACTTTCCATGCCTCCTTCGACACCGGCGTCGATGCCGATTTCGCAGCCGGAGACCGCCAGCTTTACTGGGCGCCCTCGATGAAACATCCCCGCACGGGCAAACCGGGCTTGCCGGAAACCGGCGTCGTGACGCACGAAAAAGGAAAGGGCCGCTTTGGCGACGCGCTCCGGTTTCACAAGAAAGCGCCGGAGATTGTGTTTTACCAAGGCGAGAAGAACATCGCTTACCGGACGCGCGACTGGAGCGGCACGGTCTCGCTCTGGCTCAAGACCGACCCGCAAAACGACCTGGCGCCGAGTTTTTGCGATCCGATTCAGATCACGCCGCGCGAATGGAACGATGCGGCGTTCTTCGTCGAGTTTGAGAAGAGAACCAACTCGATTCCATTCCGCCTGGGAGCTTATGCCGACTTCAAAATCTGGAACCCGGAGAATCGCGAATGGGGCAAGATTCCGTTCGAAGAAAAACCGCTCGTCCATATTCATCAGCCGCCGTTCCAGGGCGATCAATGGACCCACGTCGCGTTCGCCTTCGAGAATTTCAACACCGGCCAGAAAGACGGCGTGGCGAAGCTTTACTTGAACGGCAAACTTTACGGAATGCTGAGTCCGCGCGAGCAAACGTTCACCTGGGACCCATCGAAGGCTTTGATCATGCTCGGGCTGAGTTACGTCGGGTTTTACGATGAGGTGGCGATCTTCAACCGCGCCCTGACCGACGCCGAAATTCAGTCGCTTTACGGACTGAGAGAGGGCGTGCGTGCGTTGCGGTGA
- a CDS encoding ABC transporter ATP-binding protein — protein sequence MISVERLTFAYPDGRVALRDVSLRVQHGETVGLVGPNGAGKSTLLLHLNGLLGLPGQGGSVAIDGQGVAEATLSDIRRRVGLVFQDPDDQLFSATVEEDVAFGPRQLGLTDSELSDRVTKALAAVQLHGFQKRIPQHLSLGEKKRACLAGVLACQPDVLLFDEPTAGFDPRGRREFIDLCRSLSATKLIASHDLEMILALCRRVFVLDGGRVVASGETEQILGDEPLMLAHGLEKPHSLFHSHPHGPMPE from the coding sequence ATGATCTCGGTTGAACGCTTGACATTTGCCTACCCCGACGGGCGCGTGGCTTTGCGCGACGTGAGCTTGCGCGTTCAGCACGGCGAAACCGTTGGACTGGTGGGCCCGAACGGCGCGGGCAAATCCACGCTGTTGCTCCATTTGAACGGCTTGCTCGGATTGCCCGGGCAAGGCGGATCAGTCGCGATCGACGGGCAGGGGGTGGCGGAGGCGACGCTGTCCGATATCCGGCGGCGCGTGGGGCTGGTTTTCCAAGATCCGGACGACCAGTTGTTCTCGGCGACGGTGGAGGAGGATGTGGCGTTTGGACCGCGGCAACTGGGTTTGACCGACAGCGAACTAAGTGACCGCGTGACCAAGGCCCTGGCCGCAGTGCAGCTTCACGGATTTCAAAAGCGCATCCCGCAACACCTCAGTCTGGGCGAAAAAAAACGCGCGTGTCTGGCGGGAGTGCTCGCGTGCCAGCCGGACGTGTTGCTGTTTGACGAGCCGACCGCCGGGTTTGATCCGCGCGGGCGCCGGGAATTCATCGACCTGTGCCGCTCCTTGTCCGCCACGAAACTCATCGCCAGCCACGATCTGGAAATGATCCTCGCGCTCTGCCGCCGGGTGTTTGTGCTCGACGGCGGACGCGTGGTCGCGAGCGGCGAGACGGAACAGATTCTGGGAGACGAACCGCTCATGCTCGCGCACGGTTTGGAAAAACCGCACAGCCTTTTCCATTCCCATCCCCACGGCCCGATGCCGGAGTAA
- a CDS encoding cobalt ABC transporter permease has product MHIPDGFLDLKTCLGSYCAAGAGLTLAMRRIRASGSDKTVPLLGVMSAFLFAGQTVNFPIGSGISGHLLGSTLAAIVLGPSGAALVVATVLLVQCVLFQDGGITTFGANFLNLGLVGVGTGYFVFQFLARWVRSARGLVLPAAIASWFSALCAAVACAIELAGAGTVKLPVILPPLLVAHAVIGLGEAAITAAMISFLARVRPDLILRPHQAAARAAAPEPLNWAHVLCGLAFALGIALLAAPFASTLPDALEAVAARLNFQDRAAAFWPAPLADYTLPGSAPEWLAVSLAVGCGTALTFVLILGLARWLRRPRSESHAE; this is encoded by the coding sequence GTGCATATACCGGACGGATTTCTTGATCTGAAGACCTGCCTGGGGAGCTATTGCGCGGCCGGCGCCGGGCTGACTCTGGCGATGCGCCGAATCCGCGCGAGCGGCTCGGACAAAACAGTTCCTCTGCTCGGCGTGATGTCCGCGTTTCTGTTCGCGGGCCAAACCGTGAACTTCCCAATCGGCAGCGGCATATCGGGCCACCTCCTGGGCAGCACGCTGGCGGCGATCGTGCTGGGCCCAAGCGGCGCGGCGCTCGTCGTGGCGACAGTTCTGTTGGTTCAATGCGTTCTGTTTCAAGACGGAGGAATCACCACGTTCGGGGCCAACTTCCTGAACTTGGGTTTGGTCGGCGTGGGAACGGGCTACTTCGTTTTCCAATTCCTGGCGCGATGGGTCCGCAGCGCTCGAGGGCTGGTTTTGCCGGCGGCAATTGCAAGTTGGTTTTCCGCTCTCTGCGCGGCGGTCGCGTGCGCGATTGAGTTGGCGGGAGCGGGTACCGTGAAATTGCCGGTGATTCTGCCCCCGCTGCTGGTTGCTCACGCGGTGATTGGCCTGGGCGAAGCCGCGATCACGGCGGCAATGATTTCCTTTCTCGCTCGGGTGCGGCCTGATTTGATCTTGCGCCCGCACCAGGCCGCCGCGCGCGCGGCCGCGCCGGAACCTCTGAATTGGGCGCACGTCCTGTGCGGTCTGGCGTTCGCGCTGGGAATCGCGTTGCTGGCGGCGCCGTTTGCATCGACTTTGCCCGATGCGCTGGAAGCCGTCGCCGCGCGTCTGAATTTCCAGGATCGAGCGGCGGCTTTCTGGCCGGCGCCGCTGGCCGATTACACGCTGCCGGGAAGCGCTCCTGAATGGCTCGCGGTTTCGCTGGCAGTGGGATGCGGCACCGCGCTGACGTTCGTTCTGATCCTGGGTCTGGCGCGCTGGCTGCGCCGTCCGCGCTCCGAATCGCATGCGGAATGA
- a CDS encoding TVP38/TMEM64 family protein, whose translation MRRRTRVVILLLAVGFALAIGFLMQFKFEAASLEALLQRSGLAAPIVFSLLMILGILVSPIPTSPLTILSPKLFGIWGGLLITLISATVGAALAFLIARKLGDGFFTRFPKYHRFQNLVPRDVTAFAIFLLRLPPSPTFDLVSYLAGLTNISIGQFLLATFLGMIPVTATLCFLGSVTPTAWLWPGLVGLILFSLVRLTRTRRIGPPKLAQMEQECAEQTKNNERQSNGS comes from the coding sequence ATGCGAAGACGAACTCGTGTTGTCATCCTGCTCCTGGCCGTCGGCTTCGCCCTGGCCATCGGTTTCTTGATGCAGTTCAAGTTCGAGGCTGCGAGCCTGGAGGCTCTTTTGCAGAGAAGCGGCTTGGCGGCGCCGATTGTCTTCTCCTTGCTTATGATCCTCGGCATTCTCGTTTCGCCGATTCCGACTTCACCGCTGACGATTCTTTCGCCGAAGCTGTTTGGGATTTGGGGCGGCCTCCTAATCACGCTCATCAGTGCGACCGTCGGCGCGGCGCTGGCTTTTTTGATTGCGCGCAAGCTGGGAGACGGTTTCTTCACGCGCTTTCCGAAATATCACCGGTTCCAAAACCTGGTGCCCCGCGACGTGACGGCGTTCGCGATCTTCCTGCTGCGCCTTCCGCCCAGCCCGACGTTTGACCTGGTGAGCTATCTTGCGGGACTGACAAATATTTCGATCGGGCAATTCCTCCTGGCGACCTTCCTGGGCATGATCCCGGTCACGGCGACGCTTTGCTTCCTGGGCAGTGTCACGCCGACGGCCTGGCTGTGGCCGGGCCTTGTCGGGCTTATACTCTTCTCGCTCGTAAGACTTACAAGAACCAGACGAATAGGCCCGCCAAAGCTCGCCCAAATGGAACAGGAGTGCGCAGAGCAAACGAAGAACAACGAGAGGCAAAGCAATGGCTCTTAA
- a CDS encoding DUF3179 domain-containing protein encodes MKSIAPLGIRCLVLLFILSGWLCVYSTQAAPSQDPLQGHLIKKPGLFKSLTEPPCSYCSTENRKGFVDGIDRVLAWIRAAHNGGAIPLRHFLSGPRVINDTYGLFFFDADGGYVSAFKKDYGYEFYGWLNGVMIVKGPDGTLWSALSGVALDGPKKGQRLERIPNFMTEWGYWLMLHPESTAYNLYDGKKYFVTDLPQELSREAKESMGQGDSRLQPLAPVLGVELGGKSKAFPLNPNQERACYTDEFGGTAFAVFWYKPTQSAVAFKSHLDGRKLTFYADDISPETAPFKDKETGTRWTLAGRAVDGPLKGKELEWVPGVQCRWYAWAATYPETEVFRTITQ; translated from the coding sequence ATGAAATCAATCGCGCCACTTGGCATTCGTTGTCTCGTCCTGCTTTTCATCCTGTCAGGATGGCTTTGCGTCTATTCAACTCAGGCCGCGCCTTCGCAAGACCCGCTCCAAGGCCACCTCATCAAAAAACCCGGCTTGTTCAAATCACTGACCGAGCCGCCCTGCTCCTATTGCTCCACCGAAAACCGCAAGGGATTTGTCGATGGCATCGACCGCGTGCTCGCCTGGATCCGCGCGGCGCATAACGGCGGCGCCATCCCGCTGCGTCATTTCCTCTCCGGCCCGCGTGTGATCAATGACACCTACGGTTTGTTTTTCTTCGACGCCGACGGCGGCTACGTGAGCGCATTCAAGAAGGATTACGGTTACGAATTCTACGGCTGGCTCAACGGCGTCATGATTGTCAAAGGCCCGGACGGCACGCTTTGGTCGGCGCTCAGCGGCGTCGCTCTCGACGGGCCGAAGAAAGGGCAGCGGCTTGAGCGCATCCCCAACTTCATGACGGAATGGGGCTACTGGCTCATGCTGCATCCCGAGTCCACGGCGTACAATCTTTACGACGGAAAAAAATATTTCGTCACCGATCTACCCCAGGAATTGAGCCGCGAAGCCAAGGAATCGATGGGCCAGGGCGATTCCCGTTTGCAGCCGCTCGCGCCCGTGCTCGGCGTCGAGCTGGGTGGCAAGAGCAAGGCCTTTCCCTTGAATCCAAACCAGGAACGGGCTTGTTACACCGACGAATTCGGTGGAACCGCATTTGCGGTGTTCTGGTATAAACCGACCCAAAGCGCCGTGGCGTTCAAGAGCCATCTGGATGGACGGAAACTCACCTTTTATGCGGACGACATTTCGCCGGAAACCGCTCCATTCAAAGACAAGGAAACCGGAACACGCTGGACGCTGGCCGGTCGCGCTGTGGACGGGCCGCTCAAAGGCAAAGAACTGGAGTGGGTCCCCGGCGTTCAGTGCCGCTGGTACGCCTGGGCCGCGACTTATCCAGAGACTGAAGTGTTCCGCACCATTACCCAATAA
- the selB gene encoding selenocysteine-specific translation elongation factor, which translates to MSTLHYILATAGHVDHGKSALVKALTGTDPDRLPEEKARGITIDLGFAFLELSTLSPQPSTFHLGIVDVPGHEDFVKNMVAGVGSIDLALFIVAADDGWMPQTEEHLQILTYLGVSRAVVALTKSDLAETEAHLADAVAQVRAKLEGTPFAQAPIVPTSVIKGTGLEELKLALTQVLSETPAPRDIAKPRLPVDRVFVLHGIGTVVTGTLIGGILKRGQAVVIQPAGKASRIRSLQSHNREVESAGPGTRTALNLPDIARHSEQESEGIQRGDVVTLSELGAASDTLDVLLTKSPRLRESKSGGARPLKDGTLVRVHHGSGNVAARVSLHTRGALEAGESALAQFRCESPLFALAGDRFIVRDWSEQWTLAGGVILDAEASRKRFRSEAQRKLLEARASGSDQPPAYAASQLARDGAVRRGSLLTKSRFSASEIADATAQLLQHGKAIAAGESLADAGWWQTLRTQAAQAIEAHHKSHPQHLGLPLSELRRTVEASLPSAELFDVLVADLGKNGFTQAGTAIRRGTHRPALPPQLQAAGGRLRTTLSAKPLEPPSRKELAPEATSQQALRFLIETGEAVEVGDEVVLLADAYARATQTVRQFLQAQGSATVSELRQAIGASRRIVVPLLERLDKEGVTRRDGDKRVLRQK; encoded by the coding sequence ATGTCCACGCTGCACTACATCCTGGCGACCGCCGGGCACGTCGATCACGGCAAAAGCGCGCTCGTCAAAGCGCTGACCGGCACGGATCCCGACCGCCTGCCTGAAGAAAAAGCCCGTGGCATCACCATTGACCTCGGTTTCGCCTTTTTGGAACTCTCAACTCTCAGCCCTCAGCCCTCAACTTTTCATCTCGGCATCGTCGATGTCCCCGGCCACGAAGATTTCGTCAAGAACATGGTCGCAGGCGTCGGCTCGATCGATCTGGCGCTGTTTATCGTCGCGGCGGACGACGGGTGGATGCCGCAAACGGAGGAACACCTCCAGATTCTAACTTACCTCGGCGTTTCGCGCGCCGTCGTGGCGCTGACCAAGAGCGACCTGGCCGAAACTGAAGCGCACTTGGCCGACGCCGTCGCGCAAGTGCGCGCGAAGCTTGAGGGAACTCCATTTGCCCAAGCCCCGATTGTTCCCACGTCTGTCATCAAAGGGACCGGTCTGGAGGAACTGAAACTGGCGTTGACGCAGGTGTTGTCCGAGACACCCGCCCCGCGAGACATCGCCAAGCCGCGCTTGCCCGTCGATCGCGTCTTCGTCCTCCACGGCATTGGCACCGTGGTCACGGGCACGCTGATTGGAGGAATTCTGAAGCGAGGTCAGGCCGTGGTGATTCAACCGGCGGGGAAGGCGAGCCGAATCCGGAGTTTGCAGTCGCACAATCGCGAAGTCGAATCCGCCGGACCGGGCACGCGCACGGCGCTGAATCTTCCGGATATCGCGCGGCACTCGGAACAGGAAAGCGAAGGCATTCAGCGCGGCGACGTCGTGACGCTCTCCGAGCTGGGCGCGGCTTCCGACACACTCGACGTGCTCCTGACCAAATCGCCGCGTCTGCGCGAGAGCAAGTCAGGCGGAGCGCGACCTTTGAAGGACGGGACTCTCGTGCGCGTCCACCACGGGAGCGGCAATGTGGCGGCGCGGGTTTCGCTGCACACGCGCGGCGCGCTGGAGGCCGGTGAGAGCGCGCTGGCCCAGTTTCGTTGCGAGTCACCGCTCTTTGCGCTGGCCGGCGACCGCTTCATCGTCCGTGATTGGTCGGAACAATGGACGCTGGCCGGCGGCGTAATCCTGGATGCCGAGGCGAGCCGCAAGCGATTTCGCAGCGAAGCGCAACGCAAGTTGTTGGAGGCGCGGGCGAGCGGAAGCGATCAGCCGCCAGCCTATGCAGCATCCCAACTCGCCCGCGACGGAGCGGTGCGTCGCGGGTCGTTGCTAACCAAATCGAGGTTCAGCGCGTCCGAAATCGCCGACGCGACAGCGCAACTTCTCCAGCACGGGAAAGCGATTGCTGCCGGGGAATCGCTGGCGGATGCGGGTTGGTGGCAAACGTTGCGAACCCAGGCCGCACAGGCGATCGAGGCACACCATAAAAGCCATCCGCAGCACCTCGGTCTTCCGCTGAGCGAACTCCGCCGGACGGTGGAAGCTTCATTGCCGTCGGCCGAGCTTTTCGATGTGCTCGTGGCTGACCTGGGCAAGAACGGCTTCACGCAGGCCGGCACGGCTATTCGCCGCGGGACGCATCGGCCGGCGTTGCCGCCGCAGCTTCAAGCCGCAGGCGGCCGGCTCCGCACAACTTTGTCCGCGAAGCCCCTTGAGCCGCCTTCGCGGAAGGAACTCGCGCCGGAGGCCACTTCCCAGCAAGCCTTGCGCTTTCTGATCGAGACCGGCGAAGCGGTGGAAGTCGGCGATGAAGTTGTGCTGCTGGCCGACGCTTATGCGCGCGCGACGCAGACCGTGAGGCAATTCCTCCAAGCCCAAGGAAGCGCGACCGTGAGCGAGTTGCGCCAGGCGATTGGCGCCAGCCGCCGCATCGTGGTGCCGCTGCTGGAACGGCTCGACAAGGAAGGCGTCACGCGGCGGGATGGGGATAAGCGCGTGTTGAGGCAGAAATAG
- a CDS encoding ORF6N domain-containing protein produces MIPVAGIESRTHLLRGCKIMLDADLAKLYGVETKALNKAVKRNRERFPPDFMFQLSSREVQSMRFQFGTASLSPSGILRFQSGTASKRNTRYRPYAFTQEGIAMLSSVLRSQRAVRVNVEIMRAFVRLRGYLASHAELARQLAALEKKFASHDEAIQRIFNAIKQLITPPAQTRREIGFHVKSAA; encoded by the coding sequence CTGATCCCGGTGGCAGGTATCGAAAGCCGCACCCATTTATTGCGGGGCTGCAAAATCATGCTCGATGCGGACCTCGCGAAGCTGTACGGCGTCGAAACCAAAGCCCTCAACAAGGCGGTCAAACGCAATCGCGAGCGCTTTCCGCCGGACTTCATGTTCCAGCTCAGCTCCCGGGAAGTGCAAAGTATGCGGTTCCAATTTGGAACCGCATCGTTGAGTCCTTCGGGAATTCTCCGGTTCCAATCTGGAACCGCTTCCAAACGCAACACCCGCTATCGGCCGTACGCTTTCACTCAGGAGGGTATCGCCATGCTGAGCAGCGTTCTCCGCAGCCAGCGCGCTGTCCGAGTGAATGTCGAAATCATGCGCGCTTTCGTCCGGTTGCGCGGCTACCTGGCCTCGCACGCTGAATTGGCTCGCCAGTTGGCCGCATTGGAAAAGAAGTTCGCCTCTCACGATGAAGCCATTCAACGGATTTTCAACGCGATCAAACAGTTGATCACTCCACCCGCTCAAACCCGGCGAGAGATCGGTTTCCATGTGAAGTCGGCGGCATGA
- a CDS encoding L-seryl-tRNA(Sec) selenium transferase: MRKQSYPCNPWLNRSDRLRRIVVRIDRRDAFPTMAPSMTKPASSLRAIPAVEKILQALGDVGLPRPTVVALVRRELAALRSEETIPTFGEVLKQIQSALNALRLSRIQPVINGTGILIHTNLGRSPLGTEVVKTLTEIAANYNNLEFDLASGERGGRASYLEQNLALLCEAEAATVANNCAAALVLILRHFTSGERNEVVISRGELVQIGGGFRIPEILEASGAKLREIGTTNKTSLKDYETALGPRIGLILKVHRSNFFMDGFVESPSTEQIAALAQKHGLPFVEDLGSGAMIRTEQVSGVEHEPTPAEVLCRGVDLVCFSGDKLLGGPQAGLIAGKAKLVSALKREPFFRALRCDKLILTALQTTVDLYLAGAGEEGNGHASPVPVLELMRITNDDLRTRGEKIIASLQGLLVKASAGEGQAQIGGGTLPRSVIASVTLDLLPKSIPLEELSARLRQGSPPVIGYISGGRYKLDLRTIFAVQDSEVIRAVSAAVAQE; encoded by the coding sequence ATGCGGAAGCAGTCTTATCCGTGTAATCCGTGGTTGAATCGAAGCGATAGGCTAAGGAGAATTGTGGTTAGAATTGACAGACGCGATGCATTCCCGACCATGGCGCCGAGCATGACAAAGCCCGCCAGTTCCCTCCGCGCGATTCCCGCTGTCGAAAAAATCCTCCAGGCGCTCGGGGACGTGGGTTTGCCAAGGCCGACGGTCGTGGCCCTGGTGCGGCGGGAGCTCGCGGCGTTGCGCTCCGAGGAAACGATTCCGACGTTCGGCGAGGTTCTGAAGCAAATCCAGTCTGCGCTGAATGCGCTTCGCCTCAGCCGCATCCAGCCGGTCATCAACGGCACCGGCATTCTCATCCACACCAACCTGGGCCGCTCGCCGCTCGGAACGGAAGTCGTGAAGACGCTCACGGAGATCGCCGCCAACTACAACAACCTGGAATTCGACCTGGCCAGCGGCGAGCGGGGCGGGCGCGCGAGCTACCTGGAACAGAATCTTGCGCTGCTCTGCGAAGCCGAAGCCGCCACGGTCGCCAACAATTGCGCGGCGGCGCTCGTGCTGATCCTGCGCCATTTCACTTCGGGCGAACGCAACGAAGTCGTCATCTCGCGCGGCGAGCTGGTCCAGATCGGCGGTGGATTCCGGATTCCGGAAATTCTGGAGGCCAGCGGCGCGAAGTTGCGCGAGATCGGGACGACGAACAAAACGTCGCTGAAGGATTACGAGACAGCTCTGGGGCCTCGCATCGGGTTGATTCTGAAAGTGCACCGCAGCAATTTTTTCATGGACGGCTTTGTCGAATCGCCTTCGACAGAGCAAATCGCCGCACTCGCGCAAAAGCATGGCTTGCCGTTCGTCGAAGATCTGGGCAGCGGCGCCATGATCAGGACCGAGCAGGTGAGCGGTGTCGAACATGAACCCACGCCGGCTGAGGTGCTCTGCCGCGGGGTGGATCTGGTCTGCTTCAGCGGGGACAAACTTCTGGGCGGCCCGCAAGCCGGCCTTATCGCGGGCAAAGCAAAGCTGGTGTCCGCGCTGAAACGGGAGCCGTTCTTCCGCGCCTTGCGTTGCGACAAATTGATCCTGACGGCGCTGCAAACAACCGTGGACCTTTACCTTGCCGGAGCTGGCGAGGAAGGGAATGGCCATGCCTCGCCGGTCCCCGTTCTGGAGCTGATGCGGATCACGAACGACGATTTGCGCACACGAGGCGAGAAAATTATCGCCTCGCTCCAAGGTCTTCTAGTGAAGGCCAGCGCAGGAGAAGGCCAGGCGCAGATTGGAGGCGGAACGTTGCCGCGTTCGGTGATCGCCTCAGTGACGCTTGATCTCCTTCCCAAGAGCATACCGCTGGAAGAACTTTCGGCCCGGCTTCGCCAGGGGTCCCCGCCAGTGATCGGTTACATCTCGGGCGGGCGCTATAAGCTTGATCTGCGGACAATCTTCGCGGTCCAAGACAGCGAAGTGATTCGAGCAGTTTCTGCTGCCGTAGCTCAGGAGTGA